The sequence below is a genomic window from Desulfatirhabdium butyrativorans DSM 18734.
AAGGTGTCGAGCATTTTTTTCAGGTATTTGGTCCCGCCTTCGATGTTCTGTTTGACGTCGTAAGGATTGGTCACCCCCATTTCCTTGGCCGTATCGGGCATGAGCTGCATCAGGCCGATGGCTCCCGCCGAAGAGACCGCATTGGCCTGATAATTCGATTCGGCTTTGACGATGCCGTGAACGATTTCGGGCGCTACGCCGTATTTCTGGGCGGCCTGCTCGATGGTCTGGTGGATATTTTTGGTGCGGTAATTGGCAAGCGATTTGGGTGAGGACTTGTAGCCAGCATTCTGACGGATGCTGCTTGTGGTAGAGGACTTCTGCCTGAGCGTCCTGGTGGATGACGGGTTTGCGTGCGATATTGCGGAAGTGCCGCCATCATTGACCTTGGATGCGCCATCGGATGTGTTGGCAGATTTGGCCCCTTCCGAGTCGGGTGCTGCGCTCTCAGTCGCAGACGAATCGTCA
It includes:
- a CDS encoding lytic transglycosylase domain-containing protein, producing MSISTGMKLEDYMKRSSGRYKTVHVDGTVGNASSSSISTSFGSVLNTIQRKQSDSARTSVKGMTIEDYLNKSNRIYKPQKFETTPSSYDDSSATESAAPDSEGAKSANTSDGASKVNDGGTSAISHANPSSTRTLRQKSSTTSSIRQNAGYKSSPKSLANYRTKNIHQTIEQAAQKYGVAPEIVHGIVKAESNYQANAVSSAGAIGLMQLMPDTAKEMGVTNPYDVKQNIEGGTKYLKKMLDTFDGDLKKALQAYNAGPGTVMRYNGEVPYPETRAYVKRVMTLAGNDIS